Within Candidatus Bathyarchaeota archaeon, the genomic segment TCCTGAATCATTTAGGTTTATTACTGTGAAAGTAGCTCCTTTAGCTTTTGGGGTTAGAGCTATTAAAGGCATTAAGGCTAAAAAAATAAGCAAAATAAACATTTTGAGCTTGCTTATTTTCACTTTCTCATCTTCAAAATTTAATTGAGAGTTACCATTAGAAAAGTTAATTTCCCTATAAATAATCTACCGCGTATAAACATCAACACTATTTTTGCGATTCAAAAGCTTTTAATGCTTCAGAATCAAGAATATTCTTGAACTATAGAATATTTTTCATTAATAAAATTTTGAAGCTCTTGTCCGATAAACTTTTAGAGATTAAATTTATGGGGATTCCATTCTATAACCGTCTATTTTTTAAAGCATATAATTTGTTAAATTTGAGGTATATTCCTTATCTTATAAAAGATTCATGGATTGAATCATTTAACAAACTTATTATGAAAATAGTAAACGTAAAGTTGGAGAAAAATTAAAATTTCCTTTCAAATGTTGTATATTAAGTTCGATTTCGCTATAGAGGTTTATGCCTGTAGTAGCAACATTAAGCATTCAATTCAACAATTAGTCTGTGGATAATTTGTTTATGTTTCAGTAATGTTAAAGTTACTGAAAAGTGTAGGGCATATTAAGCATAAGTTAGGGTTTATTTTTGGATCTACTTTAGCGTGATCTTTACATACGTATTTTTTGCTTAAAGCATAAAGAACTATTTTGAATATATGAACTTGTATATCATTAAAATCTATAATATTGTTCTTTATAAGAGAAGCTAACTTATTTACGGCATTATCCACATCATTATATACGGCAATATTTATATATGTACCTCTTTCCATTGAAAGATATCTTGAAATCGCTGAAGTTGATAAATCTAATTTTTTAGCGATTTCTTTGCGTGTTACACCGATTTCTACAAGTTTTTCAACAAGCCTTCTTTTAATAGATGGAATAATATATCTATAGCTAAACTCAAATATTGATATCATTTTTATAAAATGATTATTTTCTTTTTAATTTCTTCTGGGTTATTCACTATTTCTGTTAAATCCTCTACAATCTCCAATGTTCCAAGATAAGCATTCACATCATTTTTAACAGCGATTACAATAACTCTAATTATTCTATCTCCAAGTTTAGTCCAGTATTCTTTAAAATCTGCTTTACCAGATTTTAACTCATTAACAACGTTTTTAACAAAGTTTTCAAGCCTAGGTGGATGACAATACTCAAACCGTCTACCAATAGTAATTTTTGCTCTAACAAAACCTTTTCTAAATTTACTTTGAGAAAAGAAAGTAACTCTATCATTATGGTCAGCATATGTTACTTCAATTGGTAAATGCTTGAATACCGCTTCTATTTCATCCTTGCTTAAAAAACCTGTAGTAAATTCTAAATCATTTTTAACTTTAATTTCATATGTATCTGGTGATAAAGTTGATAATGCAGCAAACTTAAATTCTTGTGGAAGATTCTTAAGTTGTTCCTGTGTAACAACACCTTTAACCTCATATGGTAATACTGGTTTAGCTTCAGGAATCCATTCGACATCAATTGGTACTAAATAACCTATATCTTTAGCAGCTTCATGTATAGCAGCCCATTCTCCTTCAGATAAAAGAATCCAAACTGCTGGAAAAAGAATTTTTTCCTCCCTAAATATGAGGTCAGAAATCGCATTAGAAACTTCTTTCGCTTTCTCAACTATATTATTAATAAACTCCTTTGGATTAGATAAACCTTTTTCTATAAGCATTGATAATTCTCTAAGTTTAATTATAACTTGATCTTCTTTACTCCATAAAACTCTTGGAATAGCAGTTATGCCCCTTCGCTCAAGATATGGAAATATCAACATTTGAATTTTTTTATAATGCAATCTAAATTTTTTAAGCTCAAATACAACATTATTAATAGCTTTTAAATAATTTACAGCATCTAAGCTATCTTTATTTAAAAGCTCCATATAGATATTCATTGTCTTAACAAATTTAGTAATATACATGTTTTCTTTAGAAAGAAGATTTAATGGATGACCATCTGGTACATCTTTAAGCTCATTAGAACGTAAAGCATCCTTTAAAAGTTCAACATGTAAATCACATAATTTAAAGATTTCAGAAATAGGGACTCCTTCCTTAATAAGCTCTTGTTCAACTAATGGTATTTCAAATGGAGATATTTCTTTTAAAATATTTTTAAGCTTCTGCTTTAAATTTTCTACTGATTCTCCTTTATGCAAGCTTCTTAGCATATCTTTTAATATTTCGATTTTATTTTTATCAATAGTTGACACGGGGCAACACCGCATTATATTAAATATAAATCTAGTATATAAACTTTTGCATCTAAATTTAATGCTGCTAAAGTAGGATTGAGTACAAGCTTTCTTTATGATAATAAACTATGTTTTTATCAAACAGTAAAGAAGAATATACGTTAGTATGCTATAATACGGTAAAACTTAAAAATGTTTTTTAATAACCATAAAAACCAAAAGGGGAAAGAATATGAAGATGCCATTAATTAAATCTTCATTACTTTTAGTGGTAGGTTTTACGGTATTAGGGTTAATGTTAATTTTTCTTCTGAAAAATTTTAGTTTTAATGATTTACCTTTTTTCTTGAATGTAAAAAGTTTTATTAAAAAATATGGTTTTATAGGAGTTTTTTTTGCAACTATTCTCGCTGGAACAATTGTACCTTTAGGAAGCCCTGCTTTAATTACTGCTGCAGCATCTTTTGGGCTTCATCCAATGTATCTTGCTTTAATTTCAACTATTGGATTTACAATAGGAATGGTGATTAATTATATGTTAGCTTATATTTTAGGGAAAAATTATGTTAAAAAAAAGATTGGTGAAAACAAATTTAATGAAGTGTCATTTCTTTGGATGAAGTGGGGTTGGATTCTCTATGTGATAGCTGGTTTTATCCCAACTTTCCCAATAGAGTTTTTATCTTTATTTTGCGGCGTATTTAAAATGCGATTTAATATTTTTTTAATTTTAACTTTTATACCTAGATTCATTATTTTTATGGTTTTAGCTTATTTTGGAGAATGGTTAGGTGGATGGCTTAAAATCGTATAAAATTATTAGTTTTATTGCAGGAAAATTAAAGTGGAGTTTAATAGCATGTAATACATGGGAACATTTATTTGCAAAGCTTTATAAAAGCTTTATATAATGCTTTTAAATTTTTGGTTTATTTATAAGGTGGAGATTTTGAAGCTTAAAGAAGCTTATTTTAGCATTTTTCTTTTAGGAATTGTAAGTTTAATGGGTGATATTGTTTATGAAGGGGCACGAGGCATAATTCCAGATTACCTTAAGTTTCTTGGGGTTTCAGCTTTTATTGTGGGATTAATAACTGGATTTGGAGAGTTTTTAGGTTATGCCGTAAGATTAATAAGTGGGGTTTTAGCTGATGCAACTCGAGCTTACTGGTTTTTCATGTTTTTAGGTTATGGATTAATATTTTCGATTCCAGCTTTAGGATTTTTTAATACCTGGAAAATAATTGTTATACTTATTTTGCTTGAAAGACTTGGTAAAGCTTTTAGATCTCCATCAAGAGACACAATATTATCTATTGTAAGTAAAAACGTTGGAGCTGGTAAAGCTTTTGGTTTT encodes:
- a CDS encoding transcriptional regulator → MISIFEFSYRYIIPSIKRRLVEKLVEIGVTRKEIAKKLDLSTSAISRYLSMERGTYINIAVYNDVDNAVNKLASLIKNNIIDFNDIQVHIFKIVLYALSKKYVCKDHAKVDPKINPNLCLICPTLFSNFNITET
- a CDS encoding DUF438 domain-containing protein, which gives rise to MSTIDKNKIEILKDMLRSLHKGESVENLKQKLKNILKEISPFEIPLVEQELIKEGVPISEIFKLCDLHVELLKDALRSNELKDVPDGHPLNLLSKENMYITKFVKTMNIYMELLNKDSLDAVNYLKAINNVVFELKKFRLHYKKIQMLIFPYLERRGITAIPRVLWSKEDQVIIKLRELSMLIEKGLSNPKEFINNIVEKAKEVSNAISDLIFREEKILFPAVWILLSEGEWAAIHEAAKDIGYLVPIDVEWIPEAKPVLPYEVKGVVTQEQLKNLPQEFKFAALSTLSPDTYEIKVKNDLEFTTGFLSKDEIEAVFKHLPIEVTYADHNDRVTFFSQSKFRKGFVRAKITIGRRFEYCHPPRLENFVKNVVNELKSGKADFKEYWTKLGDRIIRVIVIAVKNDVNAYLGTLEIVEDLTEIVNNPEEIKKKIIIL
- a CDS encoding DedA family protein, with translation MKMPLIKSSLLLVVGFTVLGLMLIFLLKNFSFNDLPFFLNVKSFIKKYGFIGVFFATILAGTIVPLGSPALITAAASFGLHPMYLALISTIGFTIGMVINYMLAYILGKNYVKKKIGENKFNEVSFLWMKWGWILYVIAGFIPTFPIEFLSLFCGVFKMRFNIFLILTFIPRFIIFMVLAYFGEWLGGWLKIV